A region of the Jaculus jaculus isolate mJacJac1 chromosome 10, mJacJac1.mat.Y.cur, whole genome shotgun sequence genome:
ACTCAATTAGCACACAGCAGTATCTACTCAGAATGTGGATATGTCCTATTCAGCTGTTCACATGGGTCTTAGAGAACTAAACTCAGACTGCCTCATGATTGAGGCAAGCCTTCAATCatgcttacctgctgagccatctcccagttcaAGAAGCATTTTAACCTGAGAGGTACAAAGGTCATGTAACTTGGATGGATTCACAAACTGAACCTAGTTCTCCTACTCTAAAACCCACTGTTCTTCAAAAACCTCATGCAGCCTTTTCAGAGGGCACATTCACAAGTTTACTAAGATGATGATGATACTATGTATTAGTGTTATTTGACATAGCTTTATGAGAATGCACATAATTTTAAATAGCATTCTcaaattaaaacacaagaaacagcTATGTTCAGTAAAATGCTTGTTAATAGAGGTCTTAGGAACCTTGGTAACTAAGACTTAGGAGGTAAAAGAGGCAATAATCCTCCTTGGTCTCATTTTCATACTCCCATCATCACTAATGAAACTAtaggcttatttttaaaatgttgtgatTATCAACTATAATGTACCTGGCTCAATGTCCATAATCACTTTAGGCTCTAAACTCTTAAAAAATGGAACTGCTTATATTCTCATTTGTATCTTCAGAACTTGTGGAACTCTGTATGACAGACTGgtggatgaaatcagagatgaaggtttttttttttttttccccctccacaGTTTCTTAACAATGGCTTCTCAAATCTGGCTGCTTCTTAGCATCACGCCAAAGTTTTATAAACACAGATCTCTGGATATACCTCAAGAAGTTTAGACTCCTTCCTCCCGAGGCTCAGAAATCTTTCTGGCAAGTTTTTCTGAAAAGTAATTCCGAGGAGCAGTCTATTTTGGAAAcactcacacattcacacacatgtgtgcatggctTTTGGACTCTTAACAAAATCCCCTACAGTTACAGCTATTTAAATATCACCACCCACAATGTACCCATGTATTATATTATACTGATAAAACCTACACTAGGACAGTGGTCTCAAGGACAAGTTAATTTGATTCCACCAAATTATTGTATAATTACATGTTTGCTGTAAATCAGCTAAGGGGAAGGAAAATCACATCTCACTTCTTTTCAAGATGAAAGCAAACCCTATCAGTTCTCATATTTGTTAATGCTGCACATTGTACACATCATATGATGTAGTACAAGATCCTCCTTCATTCTGGCATGCTgtgaaaatattgttttcaggaaaAGAGACCCCTAGTTCCTGTTACCAGGTCCCGAATCAGAAACCAGTGCTGCTAAGTCAATATGGACAGAGAAATGAACTATCTcacttcctgtaatcccagcagctaTTCATAGTACATACACCAAAGGAACTTAGTAACTACTTCTTTCATCATATACTAATCTGCAACAAGATGGCATGCTACTCGGCTATCACTGCTAAATCATGCTTGGCACATACTTAGCCTTGGTCAACTGTGGGCACCTTGGAAGGAAACAAGGAGGATAAGGGGAATAATCAGGACACCATCTGAAAGATGTGGCTATCATTCTGTTAACACCAGTCCTAGGTGGAACCACTTTCTATTTGCTACAGTGTGAATGTAGAATGGCCCCAAAACacggaggaagagagaaaagggtgaacatgagcaaagtacaatgatatatgtgtgtgaaaatatcaaaatgaaatcCATGATAATGAATGCTACCTACAAAAGTATACAAAGACTTATACAAACCTAAAGTTTCAAATGTTGAAAACTAAGCCCCTAACTTTTACTGCTATTGAGAGGTGACTGGATCATGAAAATGTTAACCTCATCAATGAATTAGCCCATTGAAGAGCTCACAGCTGAAGGGACTACTAGGAAGTAGGGAAGAATTGAAGAAAGCCATAGAACACAGTAAAGGAATATAAGCCACTTCCGGAATTACTTTGTAGATAAGCTGAGAGTCTTCAgaaccacacctagcaccttaagctcctaccctgaagatatataacatcagattgattgatccATCTAATAAtatgcagctaactagaaaaatcaaagcattaaattaatcaatgatggaaaaatatatacattataacataagaaacaacaaaaaatcaagacaaatgccgggctggtggcgcacgcctttaatcccagctctcgggaggcagaggtaggaggatcgccatgagttcaaagccaccctgagactacagagttaattccaggtcagcatggaccagagtgagaccctacctcgaaaaaaaatcaagacaatataaatccaccaaaaagcattaatgcatcagaaatgacatccagagagaagaggaaatggctgagagagatttgaaaagaatgattataaatatgttcaaagaagtcaaagaagaaatcaaaggcatggaagaggaaatcaaaggaatcacagAAGATACAGAAcaccaattaaatgaaataaagaggtcaatactacacataaatagggaaatacaaatagtaaagaaaaaccagtcggaattactagcaatgaagaacacagttaacgaaataaaaaactctgtagaaaatctcaccagtagaatggatgaaggaaaggacagaacatctaagttagaagaccaggtggcagatctaatacagtccaacaaagagaaaaacaaaccaataagaaagtatgaatgggaatttcaagatacttgggacactatgaaaagattaaacataagaattcagggtatagtagaaggggaagaattccactccaaaggcatagtaggcatcttcaacaaaatcatagaagaaaacttccctcaaattgggaaagaggtgccaatgcagatataggaatcctttaaaacaccagccagacaaaatttagaaagaatctctcctcgccatattataatcaaactcccaaacacacaaaccaaagaaaaaatattgaaagcagtcagagagaaaaatcaagttacctacaaaggcaagcccatcaggatcacagcagattgctcaacacaaatGTTAAAAGCTAGAAAGGCTTAGAGTGATAcactccaagttctgaaggataacaactgtcaaccaaggttactttatcctgcaaagctatccattcaaatagatggagaaataaggacattccacaacaaaagcaggctaaacgaatatttgaagacaaaaccaactctacagaaaatacctgaaagaatgctccatgctgaagaaaaagaaaagcatacatataaggaacctggaaagaacaaacaatactcaaatactagttaacacaagagagcaaaggtaaaaccagaataaccacaaaaaaaaggcaaaaataaatacacacctttcaataatatctcttaatatcaatggcctcaattccccaaccaaaagacataggtttgcatactgggttaaaaagcgGGATTGAAAAAAaggaggatccttcaatttgttgcctccaagaaacccacctttccacaaaggatggacactatcttagggtgaaaggttggaaaatggtgaatcaagcaaatgggcctagaaaacaagcaggggttgccatcttaatatctgacaaggtagacttcagtccaacattagttaagaaagataaggaaagttaccttatattgattaaaggcacactccaacaggaggacattacaatcctaaacatatatctacctaacatgggggcttccaacttcatcagacaaacactactagaactaactcacagataacaccaaacacagtggtagtgggtgacttcaataccccactctcattaactgacaggtcatcctgggtaaaataaacaaagatgcatctggattaaatgaggtcataaaagaaatggacctaacagatatatacaggacatttcatccaaatgctgcagaatatacattcttttcagcaccacatggaacattcacaaaaatagacacaaagcaaatcttaacaaatatagggaaattgaaataattccttgcattccatctgaccacaatggaatggaaacaagagaaagaaaagctatagagcatacacaaaatcatggaaactaaacaacacactactgaatgatgaatgggtcaatgaaaaaaatcaagaaggaaatcaaaaactttatagtcatacgataatgagaacacaacataccaaaacctctgggacacaatgaaggcagtcctaggagggaaatttatagctttaattgcctatattaagaaattagaaaggtcgcaagtaaacgacctaatgcttcaccttaaagccttggaaaaagaagaacaaggcaagccaaaaatcagtagacaggaagaaataatgaagattagggcagaaattaatgaaatagaaacaacaacaacaacaaaaatccaaagaatcaatgaaacaaagagttggttctttggaaagataaacaacattgataagcccttagcaaatctaactaAAAGAAAGAgcgaagagacacaaattaataaaattagagatgaaacagGTAAcgtcacaacagataccagagaaattcaaaaaatcatagggatatactataaaagcatatacaccactaagtatgaaaatctgaaagaaatggatgattttcttgatttatatgacctacatacattaaatcaagatgagataagtcacttaaatggacctataacaagcatggagatcccagcagttatcaaaaatctcccaactaaaaaaatcccaggcccagatggattcactactgaattttaccaaaccttcagggaagaactaacaccattgtttcttaagtttttcaataaaatagaaaaagaaggaatcctaccaaaccccttctatgaagtcagcatcaccctgatatcaaggcgatgatagaacaaaaaaaagaaaattacaaaaaaaaaaaaaaagaaaattacagagcaatctcactcatgaacatagatgcagatattctcaacaaaatattggcaaaccgaataaaagaatatatcagaaagatcattcaccctgaccaagtaggctgtatcccagagatgcagggatggtttgacatatgcaaatatataaatgaaatacattatataaatgcattgaaggacaaaaatcacatgatcatctcattagacgcagaaaaggcatttgacaaaatccaatatcccttcatgataaaagtcctacagagactagaaatagaaggaacatatctctatgataagcctacaaccaacatattactaaatggggaagaactgtccactaaaatcaggaacaagacaaggatgttcactatccccacttttatttaatatagtactggaagtcttagccagagcaataaggcaagaaacgcacataaaagggatacaaattggaaaggaagagatcaagttatcattatttgcagataacatgctTCTATATATAATGGACCCTAAagactatcagcaaactgttagagctaataaaaacacctatagccatgtagcaggatacaaaataaatacacagaaatcagtagtcttcctatatgctaacaacaaacacacagaggatgaaatcaaagaatcacacgcattcacaattgcatcaaagaaaataaagtacgttggaataaacctaaccaaggaagtaaaggatctctacaatgaaaactttttttttttttaatttttttctggtcattttttatttatgagcgacagacacagaaagaaagacagagggagagagagagaataggcgcgccagggcttccagcctctgcaaacgaactcctgcgcccccttgtgcatctaactaacgtgggacctggggaaccgagcctcgaaccggggtccttaggcttcacaggcaggcacttaaccactaagccatctctccagccctacaatgaaaactttaaaaaattcaagtgaaaaattgcagaagacactaggaaatagaaaaacattccttgttcctggatcagaagaatcaatattgtcaaaatggcaatcttaccaaaaacaatctatacatttagtgcaatcctcatcaaaattccaatggctttcttcatggaaacagaaaaaaaaaaatctaaaaattcatttggaatcacaaaaaaaccttgaatatctaaaataatactgaacaacaaaaataaggctggtggtatcacaatgcccgattttaacctatactatagagccacagtaacaaaaacagcatgctactggcacaaaagtagacatgaagatcaatggaatagaatagaggacccagatgtaagtccaggtagctatagccacctaatattccataaaaatggcaaaaatactcattggagaaaagacagcctcttcaacaaatggtgctgggaaaactagatatgtatctgtagaaagatgaaaatagattcttctctctctccatgcacaagaattaagtgcaaatggattaaagaccttaacttatacctaaacctctgaaactgctagaggaaaatgtagaggaaacccttcaacatattggtctgggcaaagactttctgaatacaaccccaattactcaggcaataaaaccacagattaactgctgggacctcatgaaattacaaagattttgtactgcaaaggacactttgaataaaacaaagaggcaacctacagaatgggaaaaaacctttgccagctatatatctgatagaggattaatacctaggatatacaaagaactcaaaaaattaaataataagaaatcaaacaagccaattaaaaaatgggctatagaaccaaactagttttcaaaagaagaaatatggatggtgtataagcatgtaagaaaatgttctatatccttagtcatcagggaaatgcagattaaaactacagtgagattccatctcactcctgttagaccattatgaaaaaaaatgactataaatgctggtgaggatgtggaaaaagaggaacccttctacactgttagtttgaatgcaatctggtccagctattgcaGAAATCAGTGTacaggttcctaagacagctaaaagttgatctaccatatggcccagctatagcactcctaggcatatatcctaaggactcatctcatttcctcataaatactttctcaaccatgtttattgctgctcaattcacaataggtgggaaatggaaccaacctagatgttcctcaactggtgagtggataatgaagatatggcacatttatacaatggagtcctactcagcagtaaaacaaaatgaagttatgaaatttgcaggaaaatggatagatctggaaaatattatactaattgatgtaacccagacccagaaagccaagcattgcatgttctctctcatatgtggatcctagctacatatgatCGGACTTCTGTCCATGTGAGTAGGAAGGAAACTAAGTAGCAagggccagtaaactagaaaagaaaggaagggagagaaaggaagggagaagggtacttaataggatggtattgtatatatgtaagtagaagaatagattaatgggggtgaaaaggcccaaagtgaggtcaggggaagagactgagtaaaggaagggtggagaaagggctaatcaaaatctaaaaggatataaataaatcatatgaaaatctacttttctggacaatagaacactcaggagccatagattgttgctagaaaattttcagtgccagagatggaataccttccagtgagttgttggccagggaggtccctggtgccctcAAAACAttggccattgccgaggcccttagtttcccaccaggaatagatggtaagaccctattgctgaagactccatatgtttgggctgcaaggccactgagaaatcctgctggaactgagctgataacctcctctacgtagaccagctgacagaaagctggtagaagccattctgcatgcagttcaatgggagaaagagaaattaccagtgaggattctcaacaatggacactgcactgcaagccttagatttggccagccagaccaaatgagtcaacaggtacaatagtggcacgtctttcagggtgaaaccaactgtcctctaattggactggaggctcattccatgggagggaatacatccctgatactgaaaacttaaaacaggagtagtcgaAAAGCCAAGAAGAGAGATCACAGGGAAGGCAATGAAGAAGCAGCTTCTGAGGTCTCCAAAGAAAGCAGAGACTTGGAATTCTGCTctacagaagaggaaaaagatgCTGGAGATCTAAAAGATGGTTCCCTCCTAAAAGCTAAAAGAAAGCATAAGAAAAAACACAAGGAGAGACATAAAATGGGAGAAGAGGTTATACCATTGCGAGTACTGTCCAAGAGTGAATGGatggatttaaaaaaagagtatttggCACTGCAAAAAGCCAGTATGGCATCATTAAAGAAAACAATATCTCAAATAAAACTGGAGTCAGAAATGGAAACTGACAGTGATAAACCTGGAATCATAACAGAAAAGGCAGCCCACAATCAAGAGTGTAGCCCTCAGGATAAAGTTAATGTATCAGGCCCACAGTTTATGAATGGAGTGATTGTGAAGATCATTAGTGCAGAGCTTCAACCTGGCAGGAAACAAGTGCGGGATACTTTGGCCACAATCTCAGAAGTTGTTTATGTTGATTTGCTTGAAGGAGATACAGAATGTCATGTCAGATTTAAAACTCCTGAGGATGCTCAAGCAGTAATCAGTGCACAAACTGAAATTAAAAGGAAGCACTGCTGGAAACTCGAGATCCTTTCTGGTGATCATGAACAGAGGTATTGGCAGAAGATTCTGGTAGACAGGCAGGCCAAGCTTAATCAACCtcgagaaaagaaaagaggaacagAGAAGTTAATCACCAAAGCTGAAAAGATAAGACTGGCAAAGACTCAACAAGCAAGTCAACACATTAGATTCTCTGAATATGATTAAAAAATTATACTTTCCCTTCATGTTTCACTGGATACTTTAACAATTATTAGGAAGTccaattttattgttttagtgcTGCTTGATCTactgaataatttttttgtaaaatcTACATTTAATTAAAATCACCTTTGTTTCTCAAGTGTAAATAAGATGTTTTTCTAAAGACAAATACAGTGCAAAGTATTTTTTTGCAGTGAACACTTCATTTGTTGCAATTATGTAAGGCAATTTCAGGTGatttcataaataaatgtgtaaaaagaaaaaaaaacaggagtagtcatgagccctaggggtgttgcTGTCtggcaatatatacatacattcatatatatatatatatatatatatacacacacacacacatatacacatacatacatacatatacatacatacatacatacatattatgcttatcaaagtgcccaataagcacttctcttaatgttcatacccttaaactaatgctactctcacttttggtagagaatcatttcttttcagatggcagtgacaatgggatgactcagaaggcatcatggtgctggaaagaagtgaccagagtgctcagtactgtaatacctctatcacaccttctaatgctcagggtctaatgcagaagaggtggcagaaagaatgtaagagccaaaggaagggtaggactccttacaacgtgccccccagacacaaaatggcctggatatccatgacctcacagtgcctgacactacctacacaaggccatcataagaggaggaaaagatcatgacatcaagaaaaagactgattgagatggggaggggatatgatggagaatggagtttcaaaggggaaagtgggcagaTGGagattaccattggatattttttataatcatggaaattgttaataaaaaatttgaaagaataaagtaaaaacataaatACCGAAAAAACACAGATACTAAGCACAAATTAACAGAGCCCAACAAATATACACAACACCTCTAACCCAGAGCAACAATATTTAGCTGGTGTTAACAGATATAAAATGGTGCAGACATACATGTGCCTATGGAGCATGGACACACACAACAAGCACACACACCCtagattttaatataatttagatcttcatataattttcttcctttcttttttccccttataTAAAAAGATAAGCAACCaggaatgatggcacatgcctttaattctaacacttggaaggcagaagaatcactatgaattcaaggccagccagggactaaagagtgagtgccaggtcaccctgggttaaagtgagaccctccttggggaaaaaggttaaaaaaaaaaaaaaaaggcctatacAATAAgcatattgaaaagaaaaattatgggTACTATCTaatatcttgattttttaaaaaaaggggaaagtgggggggggggggagtattaccatgggattttttttataatcatggaaaatgttaataaattttttttttttaaaggcttaaaaCATATGCctaaagagctggagaaatggtttggttgttaaaggtacttgttggcaaagcctggctacccaggttcagttccctagtacccacaaaaagccagacccacaaagtggtacatgtgtctggagtttatctacagcagtaggaagccctggtgcacccatgtttgct
Encoded here:
- the LOC101603506 gene encoding la-related protein 7-like; its protein translation is MELQKGCPEKVTAQQMPEQQEQTMCPLIGRDEHNGQDRGGGLVVHSQNSAKGPCSPVNGAMAYLAKSIRSSRKAKKRDHREGNEEAASEVSKESRDLEFCSTEEEKDAGDLKDGSLLKAKRKHKKKHKERHKMGEEVIPLRVLSKSEWMDLKKEYLALQKASMASLKKTISQIKLESEMETDSDKPGIITEKAAHNQECSPQDKVNVSGPQFMNGVIVKIISAELQPGRKQVRDTLATISEVVYVDLLEGDTECHVRFKTPEDAQAVISAQTEIKRKHCWKLEILSGDHEQRYWQKILVDRQAKLNQPREKKRGTEKLITKAEKIRLAKTQQASQHIRFSEYD